In the Deinococcus planocerae genome, CGCGTCCTGGGCCGTCTCCGCGAGCGGCTTCTCGCACATGACCGGCTTGCCCGCCTCCAGGCACGCCCGCACAAAGGCCGCGTGCGTCGAGTCGGTGGAGGCGATCAGCACCGCGTTCACCGTGGGGTCCTCGATGAGCTGGTACGGGTCGTCGAAGACGGCGGCCCCCCCGCACTCGGCGGCGACCCGAGCGGCGCGGTCGCGGTCCACGTCGGAGGTGCCCGCGACGGCGGCGCCGGGGACGAGGCGGTGGAGGTTGTGCGCGTGGCGGGTGCCCATGCCCCCGGTGCCGATCACGCCGACTGCGATGGTCTTGTGCATGGCTGTCCCTCTCTGGCAAGAGTCCTGTGGTGGGCCTGGATGCTCGGGCGGTCTTCCGCGGCCCGAACCCCTCCCGGCGAAGAGGGGCCGAGCACCTCCCGACAGATTCTAATCGATTAGAAGAGGCGGCAGATGCAGGTGGGATTGTCAACGCGGAGCCTAGGGAAAAGGCGACTGGGAGTGTGCGCGGCGAGCTGGCCGTCGCGTGCAGGCGTGGGGACCCCGGGAGTGTGGCGCCGGAGGCGGGCCACAGCGTGGGGTCCTTGCGGCAGGCCCTCCTTACCCGGCGCGTGGCCGACGAGATGTGGGCGCGCGGGGATCACGCGGGACGCCCGGGGCGAGCCTCGGGGGTTCGACGGCGGCACGTCCTCCTGCGCGCTGCGAGGCGAGGCGTCCGCTGGTGATCAGGCGGACCCTCCGGGTTGCCGGGGCCAGCACTTCACCCTGGCCCCCGCGTCGTGATGGCTGATGAAAAAGCCGGAAGGGGAACCCCGGCGTCCGACCGCCCGGCTCCCCCTCCGTCCAGCTCTTCGGTGCTCCTGCCGCCGGGTCGTGGGCCCGGTCAGTGGGTCACCACCTGCCGCAGCAGGTACTTGACGACGCCCGCGCTGCTCGCCTCGCGCAGGAGGCACGCGTACAGCACCTCGCCGTCTTGCGCGAGGAGCAGCGTCCGCCGACCGTATTCCAACTGAAGAGTTTGGATGGCCTGCCCCCCGACGCGCTCTCCCAGGACCTGGGCCGTTCCCAGGTAGAAGCGGGCGTAGGTTCCCACCTCCCCCGGCAGCGCCTCCCCGACGTGGGCGAGCACGGTGCCCTCCCGCCCGTAGGCGGCGGCGCTCACCAGGCCGGGCGCCTCGGCGAGTTGCCCGAGCAGGGTGGCGTGCCGGGACGGGGCAGCGGGCTTGGGAGCCTCGGCGGGCGCCGGGGAGGGGGCCGCGGGCGCGGGCGGGGTCAGGCCCTCGGTCGCCTGGGGGCTTCTCAGGGCGCGCTGCACCACCGGCAGCAGGCCGCCCGAGGTGAAGGGCTTTTTCAGGAGCCCGGCGGCCCCCGCCTCCTGGGCCTGGCGGTACATGCCGTCGTTCACGACGCCGCTCATCAGGAGGACGGGCAGGCCCGCGTGCTCGGGCCGGGTCCGGAGTTCGTGGCAGAGTTCGAAGCCCCCCATCCCCGGCATCACGATGTCGGCGATCACGAGGTCGACGGTGGGGCGGCCCGCCAGGAGGCTCAGGGCGTCTTCCGCGCTGGGGGCGCCGAGCACGGTCAGGCCGTGGGGCGAGAGGCTGAATTCCAGCGCCTTGCGGACGCTGACGCTGTCGTCGACGACGAGAACTTCGGGCATGGGA is a window encoding:
- a CDS encoding response regulator, whose protein sequence is MPEVLVVDDSVSVRKALEFSLSPHGLTVLGAPSAEDALSLLAGRPTVDLVIADIVMPGMGGFELCHELRTRPEHAGLPVLLMSGVVNDGMYRQAQEAGAAGLLKKPFTSGGLLPVVQRALRSPQATEGLTPPAPAAPSPAPAEAPKPAAPSRHATLLGQLAEAPGLVSAAAYGREGTVLAHVGEALPGEVGTYARFYLGTAQVLGERVGGQAIQTLQLEYGRRTLLLAQDGEVLYACLLREASSAGVVKYLLRQVVTH